In Scheffersomyces stipitis CBS 6054 chromosome 8, complete sequence, one DNA window encodes the following:
- a CDS encoding conserved hypothetical protein (go_function DNA binding; ATP binding; nucleic acid binding; helicase activity) has translation MTTNEPIGQATDSESEIELKKLVETEEKKYGGIDQEQQEFNSLSKDHKLDRLNNLIQKSQIYSQIIAENILQTTLEKKQQVQQQPTPEETPTKKRRVSKTTPRKGSRQHDITKMLSTKISGETKSTMKAIDNSQSSEITTKQPDLISGGTLKDYQLDGLQWLITLYENGLNGILADEMGLGKTLQCISFLSFLIENGIPGPFLVVVPLSTMTNWFNEIRKFAPRVNVYKHSGTKSNRNKINLQSVIAKNKINIVITSYEISIKDFAKLNSINWKYLIVDEGHRLKNSECVLIKFLKKLNVSNRLLITGTPLQNNLNELWSLLNFILPDIFHDLELFQQWFNFDELTNFAEGKENEEDEEMKRVIKLNIQENLIKNLHTILKPFLLRRLKRDVIRDLPPKKEYLIHIPLSRLQKKLYSDAMDSKLFDSLVQENLKQFLYYNHRDLFANQKDLQLVDSFLCEKYMQGEDKVKSKQNYRETESDDEFEISETKESASESPDEIIYEDVLEQLKSRIPKSKKRLMLLQVLHKKIRREIRGLSLQNSMMQLRNICNSPYIYFEPFPIKDSTSHEKKFMDILVQNSSKIQVLQQLCFPLIEANHKILIFSQFTKLLDLLHDWFNYQNIKICRLDGSTSQAVRDEQITQFNSDKDTKVFLLSTRAGGLGINLTAADTVILFDNDWNPQMDLQAIDRVHRIGQTNPVKVFRFLIRDSIEELLISSSCSKRFLETLVIQMGEFKFSKLKQLIDHDGLNSDLKVKQIMEVSKAIFSSHKEESTLSDTGGADDDMYKTTKSEDLLTTEEMEELLDRRQECYRLDSGSQFSHISVFETVNNMDK, from the coding sequence ATGACAACTAATGAGCCGATAGGTCAGGCTACTGACTCAGAATCTGAAATAGAACTCAAGAAGTTAGTggaaactgaagaaaagaaatatgGAGGTATAGATCAAGAGCAGCAGGAGTTCAACCTGCTATCAAAAGACCATAAACTAGATCGATTGAATAATTTGATTCAAAAGTCACAAATCTATTCGCAGATCATAGCTGAaaatattcttcaaacgaCATTGGAGAAAAAGCAACAggttcaacaacagccaactccagaagaaactccaaccaagaagagaCGTGTATCAAAGACTACGCCAAGGAAGGGACTGCGGCAGCATGATATAACGAAAATGCTATCTACAAAGATATCTGGAGAAACGAAGTCGACTATGAAGGCAATTGACAATTCACAATCATCTGAGATTACTACCAAACAGCCTGATTTGATCTCTGGAGGAACTCTAAAGGATTATCAATTGGATGGTCTACAATGGCTAATTACTCTATACGAAAATGGACTAAATGGAATACTTGCTGACGAAATGGGTTTAGGTAAAACCCTCCAATGCATTTCCTTCCTCAGTTTCTTGATTGAGAATGGAATTCCCGGACCTTTCCTCGTTGTTGTTCCCCTTTCAACGATGACAAATTGGTTCAATGAGATCAGGAAATTTGCTCCTCGTGTTAACGTCTACAAACACAGTGGAACTAAGTCGAACAGaaacaaaatcaacttgCAGAGTGTTATTGCAAAGAATAAAATTAATATTGTCATAACTTCGTATGAAATATCCATCAAAGATTTTGCCAAGCTTAACTCAATTAATTGGAAATATCTAATTGTTGATGAGGGACATCGTTTGAAGAATAGCGAATGTGTATTAATTAAATTTCTAAAGAAGTTAAATGTTTCCAATCGTCTTTTGATAACGGGGACACCATTACAAAACAACTTAAATGAATTATGGTCCTTGCTAAATTTTATTTTGCCAGATATTTTCCATGACTTGGAACTTTTTCAACAGTGGTTCAATTTTGATGAATTAACTAACTTTGCCGAAGGTaaagagaatgaagaagatgaagaaatgaagagagtcatcaagttgaacattCAGGAGAACTTAATTAAGAATTTGCATACAATTCTTAAACCTTTCCTCTTAAGAAGACTTAAGAGAGATGTGATTAGAGATTTACCCCCAAAGAAAGAGTATTTGATTCATATTCCACTCTCCAGgttgcagaagaaattgtattCTGATGCTATGGATAGCAAATTGTTTGATAGTTTGGTGCAAGAGAACCTTAAACAATTTTTGTATTATAATCACAGAGACCTTTTTGCTAACCAAAaagatttgcaattggtTGACAGTTTCTTATGCGAAAAGTACATGCAAGGAGAAGATAAGGTTAAATCAAAGCAGAACTATCGTGAGACAGAGTCTGATGATGAGTTCGAAATCAGCGAAACTAAAGAATCTGCTTCAGAATCACCAGATGAAATTATTTATGAGGATGTCCTTGAACAATTAAAAAGTAGGATCCCGAAGAGTAAGAAAAGATTGATGTTGCTTCAAGTATTGCACAAGAAGATACGTCGTGAAATTCGCGGCTTATCATTGCAGAACCTGATGATGCAATTAAGaaatatttgcaattcaCCCTATATTTACTTTGAGCCATTCCCAATAAAGGATAGTACCTCCCATGAGAAAAAGTTTATGGACATTTTGGTACAGAATTCGAGCAAAATTCAAGTATTGCAACAACTTTGCTTTCCCTTGATAGAAGCCAACCATAAGATTCTTATTTTCTCACAGTTCACGAAATTGTTAGACTTGTTGCATGACTGGTTTAACTACCAGAATATCAAAATCTGCAGATTGGACGGAAGTACTTCACAGGCAGTTAGAGATGAGCAGATTACACAGTTCAACAGCGACAAAGATACTAAAGTATTTCTCCTTTCAACTAGAGCAGGTGGGCTTGGTATCAATTTGACCGCTGCAGACACGGTAATACTATTTGACAACGATTGGAACCCACAAATGGACTTACAAGCTATTGACAGAGTTCACAGAATTGGCCAGACGAACCCCGTTAAAGTATTTCGATTTTTGATAAGAGATTCGATTGAAGAGCTTTTAATTAGCAGCTCATGTTCGAAAAGATTTTTGGAAACCCTAGTTATACAAATGGGTGAATTTAAATTTAGTAAGTTAAAACAATTAATCGACCACGACGGCTTGAATTCAGACTTAAAAGTCAAGCAGATTATGGAAGTTTCTAAAGCAATATTCAGCTCTCACAAGGAAGAATCTACCCTAAGCGATACTGGCGGGGCAGATGATGATATGTACAAGACAACAAAGAGTGAAGATCTATTGACCACTGAGGAAatggaagagttgttggataGAAGGCAGGAGTGTTATAGGTTAGATTCTGGTTCTCAATTTCTGCATATTTCAGTATTTGAGACCGTGAATAACATGGACAAATGA
- the NCE3 gene encoding non-classical export carbonic anhydrase (involved in protection against oxidative damage~go_function carbonate dehydratase activity; zinc ion binding~go_process carbon utilization~go_function carbonate dehydratase activity; zinc ion binding~go_process carbon utilization) — translation MGRANILHYQLEHDHETDLSTTPPDSLELNNNVIKSKKQRPNNFPFTLSKDSTKSEFFENNQFYVDNLKHNHSTQVFDSNAKGQSPHTLWIGCSDSRAGESCLATLPGEVFVHRNIANVVNASDVSSQGVIQFAIDVLKVKKIIVCGHTDCGGIWASLSSKKIGGVLDLWLNPVRHIRAANLALLSEFNNDPKKKAKKLAELNVISSVTALKRHPSASMALKNGEIEVWGMMYDVATGYLSEVEIPDDEFEDLFHIHDEHLDDEFNPH, via the coding sequence ATGGGTAGAGCCAATATTTTGCATTACCAATTGGAACATGATCACGAGACTGACTTATCAACCACGCCTCCTGATTCTCTTgagttgaacaacaacGTGATAAAGTCTAAAAAGCAGAGACCCAACAACTTCCCATTCACCTTGTCAAAGGATTCGACAAAATCAgaattctttgaaaataACCAATTTTATGTTGACAATTTAAAGCACAATCACTCTACTCAAGTTTTTGACCTGAATGCAAAGGGGCAATCCCCACATACATTGTGGATTGGATGTTCTGATTCTCGTGCCGGGGAACTGTGCTTGGCAACTTTACCAGGCGAAGTCTTCGTTCATAGAAATATCGCCAACGTTGTAAATGCCAGTGATGTCAGTTCGCAAGGTGTGATTCAGTTTGCTATTGATGTCTTGAAGGTTAAGAAAATTATTGTCTGCGGACATACTGACTGTGGAGGTATTTGGGCATCCTTGTCGTCCAAAAAAATCGGTGGTGTTTTAGACTTGTGGTTAAACCCTGTCAGACACATCAGAGCAGCCAACTTAGCATTGCTTAGTGAATTCAATAATGacccaaagaagaaggccAAGAAACTTGCCGAACTTAATGTTATCAGTTCTGTCACTGCCTTGAAAAGACATCCAAGCGCATCAATGGCCCTTAAAAACGGAGAAATAGAGGTTTGGGGTATGATGTATGACGTTGCTACTGGCTACTTGTCAGAAGTGGAAATTCCAGATGATGAATTCGAAGACTTGTTCCACATTCATGATGAACACTTAGACGATGAATTCAACCCTCATTGA
- a CDS encoding predicted protein — translation MTATHPDKKVCVFCGSSFGKKAVYAEMATELGKAFASRNWGLVYGGGSTGIMGAVARACATSGGYVHGIIPEALITRERSDSETVNNKLKESIDNHDGSTPIPDSKEYGKTTLVKDMHTRKRLMGEESDAFIALPGGYGTLEELMEVVTWFQLNIHNKPIVVFNMDGFYDNFLKFIEDSIDNEFVSSKNGEIIKVCNTVEEVFQAIEEYKIPEGRFNLKWEST, via the coding sequence ATGACTGCTACTCACCCAGACAAGAAAGTATGTGTCTTCTGCGGTTCTTCATTCGGTAAGAAGGCCGTTTACGCTGAAATGGCTACCGAATTAGGAAAGGCATTTGCCAGCAGGAACTGGGGTTTAGTCTACGGTGGCGGTTCTACAGGTATCATGGGGGCTGTCGCCCGTGCTTGTGCTACATCTGGTGGTTATGTCCATGGTATTATCCCAGAAGCTTTGATCACCAGAGAAAGATCAGATAGCGAGACtgtcaacaacaagttgaaggagtcAATAGATAACCACGATGGTTCCACACCAATTCCAGACTCCAAGGAGTACGGGAAGACCACTTTGGTCAAAGACATGCATAccagaaagagattgatGGGAGAAGAATCGGACGCTTTTATTGCATTGCCTGGTGGCTACGGTACATTAGAAGAGTTGATGGAGGTGGTTACTTGGTTTCAATTGAACATACATAACAAGCCTATTGTGGTGTTCAACATGGATGGTTTCTACgataacttcttgaagttcatcGAAGACTCCATCGACAACGAATTTGTTAGTAGCAAGAACGGTGAGATCATCAAGGTATGCAACAcggttgaagaagtcttccaggctattgaagaatacaagaTCCCAGAAGGTAGATTTAACTTGAAGTGGGAATCTACATAA